One stretch of Clavibacter michiganensis DNA includes these proteins:
- a CDS encoding MFS transporter: protein MTGRTTTGTTPTTTDDQERTRWQAFWVCVGVAALTILDLSKVNVGLPSIEESLGAGSTDLQLIVAGYALAFGLALVPAGRLGDIRSRRLMFVVGLSSFTIASLLCAIAPDVKTLVIARILQGVAAGIQMPQVLGLIQQLFQGEERARAFGLFGAVVGISTAFGPTLGGLLIQLGGPEDGWRLLFWMNIPLGIVAIAFALKLLPRKQARPQTKTGLDPVGVVLLAIATFSLMLPFVLTTGGPDDDPLRWIWLAAAVVAAALFVAWERRYERSGKSPVVHFALFRLSSYRNGILIATAYFAAIPAVFLLTTLYLQQGLGLEPVFAGMVSIPFALSSAVTAWIGGRLVSRLGRQLVVIGLAIVAVGITLLLLAAVLTPQEATPWAMAAAMLVAGVGAGFVISPNQTLTLAEIPVTEGGVAGSMAQVGQRVGTAVGVAAASATFFSTLYAEAAGGADASLAVYHDGFRNGFLVTIALVAVALALGLVDLGQRRRRRQEAATA from the coding sequence ATGACCGGACGCACCACCACGGGCACGACCCCGACCACGACCGACGACCAGGAGCGCACCCGCTGGCAGGCCTTCTGGGTCTGCGTCGGCGTCGCGGCGCTCACGATCCTCGACCTCTCGAAGGTCAACGTCGGCCTGCCGTCGATCGAGGAGTCGCTCGGCGCCGGATCCACCGACCTGCAGCTCATCGTCGCCGGATACGCCCTCGCGTTCGGCCTGGCCCTCGTGCCCGCCGGCCGTCTCGGTGACATCCGCAGCCGCCGGCTCATGTTCGTGGTCGGCCTCAGCTCCTTCACGATCGCGAGCCTCCTGTGCGCCATCGCGCCCGACGTGAAGACGCTCGTGATCGCGCGGATCCTGCAGGGCGTGGCCGCCGGCATCCAGATGCCGCAGGTGCTCGGCCTCATCCAGCAGCTCTTCCAGGGCGAGGAGCGGGCGCGTGCCTTCGGCCTGTTCGGTGCCGTCGTCGGCATCTCCACCGCGTTCGGGCCGACCCTCGGTGGCCTGCTGATCCAGCTCGGCGGCCCCGAGGACGGCTGGCGCCTGCTGTTCTGGATGAACATCCCGCTCGGCATCGTCGCCATCGCGTTCGCGCTCAAGCTGCTGCCGCGGAAGCAGGCGCGGCCGCAGACGAAGACGGGCCTCGATCCCGTCGGCGTCGTGCTCCTCGCGATCGCCACGTTCTCGCTCATGCTGCCGTTCGTCCTCACGACGGGCGGGCCCGACGACGACCCGCTCCGGTGGATCTGGCTCGCCGCGGCCGTGGTCGCCGCGGCGCTCTTCGTCGCGTGGGAGCGCCGCTACGAGCGGTCGGGGAAGTCGCCCGTGGTGCACTTCGCGCTCTTCCGGCTCTCCTCGTACCGCAACGGGATCCTCATCGCCACCGCGTACTTCGCGGCCATCCCCGCGGTGTTCCTGCTCACGACGCTCTACCTCCAGCAGGGTCTGGGCCTCGAGCCCGTGTTCGCGGGCATGGTCAGCATCCCGTTCGCGCTGTCGTCGGCCGTCACCGCGTGGATCGGCGGACGCCTCGTCTCGCGTCTCGGCCGGCAGCTGGTCGTGATCGGCCTCGCGATCGTCGCGGTCGGCATCACGCTGCTGCTCCTCGCGGCCGTGCTCACGCCGCAGGAGGCGACGCCGTGGGCGATGGCCGCCGCGATGCTCGTCGCCGGAGTCGGCGCGGGCTTCGTGATCTCGCCGAACCAGACGCTCACGCTCGCCGAGATCCCCGTGACGGAGGGCGGCGTCGCCGGATCCATGGCGCAGGTCGGCCAGCGCGTCGGCACGGCCGTGGGCGTCGCGGCAGCATCCGCCACCTTCTTCAGCACGCTCTACGCGGAGGCCGCGGGCGGGGCGGACGCGAGCCTCGCCGTGTACCACGACGGGTTCCGCAACGGCTTCCTCGTGACGATCGCGCTGGTCGCGGTCGCCCTCGCGCTCGGGCTGGTCGACCTCGGCCAGCGCCGTCGTCGCCGGCAGGAGGCCGCGACCGCCTGA
- the ftsX gene encoding permease-like cell division protein FtsX, with amino-acid sequence MRLGLVLSEVGHGLRRNVSMVVSVVLVTFISLTFVGAAVLLQMQIGQMKNYWYDRAQVAIDFCTDTSVPSETCVNGKATQEQIDAVKQQLDSDTLAPFIDKYYFEDQDTAYKNFQEQFKGDPVTELVQPEFLNEAFWVNLKDPSKSDILSDSLSGLAGVENVTDQRQYLDQIFSILNAASLTAVGIAGLMLVAAALLIATTIRLSAFSRRRELGIMRLVGASNRFIQTPFILEGVFAALIGSVLASAATVALVKFFVQGFLSTRLTSISLVNMDDALLVVPILLGVGVVLAAVSANFAISRYLRI; translated from the coding sequence ATGAGACTCGGACTCGTCCTCTCCGAGGTCGGCCACGGCCTCCGTCGGAACGTCAGCATGGTCGTCTCGGTCGTGCTCGTCACCTTCATCTCGCTCACGTTCGTGGGCGCCGCCGTGCTGCTGCAGATGCAGATCGGCCAGATGAAGAACTACTGGTACGACCGCGCGCAGGTCGCGATCGACTTCTGCACCGACACGTCGGTGCCGAGCGAGACCTGCGTCAACGGCAAGGCCACCCAGGAGCAGATCGACGCGGTCAAGCAGCAGCTCGACAGCGACACGCTCGCCCCGTTCATCGACAAGTACTACTTCGAGGACCAGGACACCGCGTACAAGAACTTCCAGGAGCAGTTCAAGGGCGATCCCGTCACCGAGCTCGTGCAGCCGGAGTTCCTCAACGAGGCGTTCTGGGTGAACCTCAAGGACCCGTCGAAGTCGGACATCCTCAGCGACAGCCTCTCGGGGCTCGCGGGCGTCGAGAACGTGACGGACCAACGGCAGTACCTCGACCAGATCTTCTCCATCTTGAACGCCGCCAGCCTCACGGCCGTCGGCATCGCCGGGCTCATGCTCGTGGCCGCCGCCCTGCTGATCGCCACCACGATCCGCCTGTCCGCGTTCTCGCGGAGAAGGGAGCTGGGCATCATGAGGCTGGTCGGGGCGTCGAACCGCTTCATCCAGACCCCGTTCATCCTCGAGGGCGTGTTCGCGGCGCTCATCGGGTCGGTGCTCGCCAGCGCGGCGACGGTGGCGCTCGTCAAGTTCTTCGTCCAGGGGTTCCTGAGCACGAGGCTCACGTCGATATCCCTGGTGAACATGGACGACGCTCTGCTCGTCGTGCCGATCCTGCTGGGGGTGGGCGTCGTGCTCGCGGCGGTCTCCGCCAACTTCGCGATCAGCCGCTATCTGCGCATCTGA
- the smpB gene encoding SsrA-binding protein SmpB: MPRERGEKVVATNRKARHDYTIESTYEAGLVLTGTEVKSLRQGRASLVDGYAFVDAGEAWLDAVHIPEYNQGTWNNHPVRRKRKLLLHKEQILKIHSKVKEGGYTVVPLQLYFVDGRAKVELAIAKGKKEYDKRQTLRERQDKREADRAMSSHRRLGE; encoded by the coding sequence GTGCCCAGGGAACGTGGCGAGAAGGTGGTGGCGACCAACCGCAAGGCGCGCCACGACTACACCATCGAGTCGACCTACGAGGCCGGCCTCGTGCTCACGGGCACCGAGGTCAAGTCCCTCCGCCAGGGGCGGGCGTCGCTCGTCGACGGCTACGCGTTCGTCGACGCCGGCGAGGCGTGGCTCGACGCGGTGCACATCCCCGAGTACAACCAGGGCACCTGGAACAACCACCCGGTGCGCCGCAAGCGCAAGCTCCTCCTGCACAAGGAGCAGATCCTCAAGATCCACTCCAAGGTCAAGGAGGGCGGCTACACGGTCGTCCCGCTGCAGCTCTACTTCGTGGACGGCCGGGCGAAGGTCGAGCTCGCCATCGCGAAGGGCAAGAAGGAGTACGACAAGCGCCAGACGCTGCGCGAGCGCCAGGACAAGCGCGAGGCAGACCGGGCGATGTCGTCGCACCGCCGCCTGGGCGAGTGA
- a CDS encoding ABC transporter ATP-binding protein, with translation MIRFDDVEVRFGDQVAIPGLDLEIHEGEFFTLLGPSGCGKTTALRTLAGFVDPSRGDIVIDGQVATRLPSEKRRVGMVFQNYALFPSMSVRQNIAFGLTVRKAGKAETDRLVRAMADQVELSAAQLDKNVAELSGGQQQRVAIARALVLEPRILLLDEPLSNLDAKLRVQLREQLKGLQSRLGITTVYVTHDQEEALTMSDRIAVFDAGRIEQVGTPEDVYDRSATEFVATFVGAINPLGPATVERLRDAGATDLDASGRAYVRLERVSVAARDAAAADPRRVRIDGVVAERSYHGSYSTYRVDLGDDAVEALVTETGAPPLAPGTEVVVGIDPSAILQYRS, from the coding sequence ATGATCCGCTTCGACGACGTCGAGGTGCGCTTCGGCGACCAGGTGGCGATCCCCGGGCTCGACCTCGAGATCCACGAGGGCGAGTTCTTCACCCTCCTCGGGCCGTCGGGCTGCGGCAAGACGACCGCGCTGCGGACCCTCGCCGGCTTCGTGGATCCCAGCCGCGGCGACATCGTGATCGACGGGCAGGTCGCCACGCGGCTCCCCAGCGAGAAGCGCCGGGTCGGCATGGTCTTCCAGAACTACGCGCTCTTCCCGAGCATGTCGGTGCGGCAGAACATCGCCTTCGGCCTCACGGTGCGGAAGGCCGGCAAGGCGGAGACCGACCGCCTCGTCCGCGCCATGGCCGACCAGGTCGAGCTGAGCGCCGCGCAGCTCGACAAGAACGTGGCGGAGCTCTCCGGCGGGCAGCAGCAGCGCGTCGCGATCGCGCGGGCGCTCGTGCTCGAGCCGCGGATCCTGCTGCTCGACGAGCCCCTCTCCAACCTCGACGCCAAGCTCCGCGTGCAGCTGCGCGAGCAGCTGAAGGGCCTGCAGTCCCGGCTCGGGATCACGACCGTGTACGTGACGCACGACCAGGAGGAGGCGCTCACCATGAGCGATCGCATCGCGGTCTTCGACGCGGGGCGCATCGAGCAGGTCGGCACCCCGGAGGACGTCTACGACCGGTCGGCCACGGAGTTCGTCGCCACGTTCGTCGGCGCGATCAACCCGCTCGGCCCCGCGACGGTCGAGCGTCTCCGCGACGCCGGCGCGACGGACCTCGACGCCTCGGGCCGCGCGTACGTGCGGCTCGAGCGTGTGTCGGTGGCCGCCCGCGACGCGGCAGCCGCGGATCCGCGTCGCGTGCGCATCGACGGGGTCGTCGCCGAGCGCAGCTACCACGGCTCGTACAGCACCTATCGCGTCGACCTCGGAGACGATGCCGTCGAGGCCCTCGTCACCGAGACGGGTGCCCCGCCACTGGCACCCGGGACCGAGGTCGTCGTGGGCATCGACCCGTCCGCGATCCTGCAGTACCGGTCTTAG
- a CDS encoding ABC transporter permease, whose product MRTPVRALLRSPLGVVVLLAALWFVVTFLVFPNANLLVTTFFPDGAFSGRALEKLVSSDRAMRSVGNSLLLAVTLAITVNVVGIFIVLVTEYFVVRGSRVLWLGYATTLIYGGIVLAAGYDFIYGRYGFVTALAQRAFPDLDPDWFSGYFAVVIVMTFATTTNHMLFLRSSLAAIDHQTIEAARSMGAGTGRILFRIVLPALRPMIFAVTVLTFLTGLGALTAPLVLGGTGFQTVAPMIVTFSKSTSSRDLAALLAIVLGVATILLLAIMNRVEKSGVYFSVAKVATPLQKQRIRNPVVNGVVHVVAYALFVVYALPVILIVLFSFLDSKSVQTGSITWDSFTLRNYATVLGSPDVLRPFIVSLVYSALAAVIVVAGLLFVARMIQRNRNWVTATLEYLLHIPWILPTILIALALLQTFDRPQPLIGGQVLTGTTWLLLVAYVIVKVPFTLRLLKAAFASVPQSLEDAARILGARSLATFRRVLVPLVIPTVAAITALNFNSLLDDYDAAVFLYQPLYEPLGIAIKASTEGEANLDSMSITFVYTVLLMIIMGLTMYLVYGRSGGRKRRRGRTGSPAVETTAPALATSDPGAPAPAAPRAPVG is encoded by the coding sequence GTGCGCACCCCCGTCCGCGCGCTGCTGCGCTCCCCGCTCGGCGTCGTGGTCCTCCTCGCCGCGCTGTGGTTCGTCGTCACGTTCCTGGTGTTCCCGAACGCGAACCTGCTCGTCACGACCTTCTTCCCCGACGGCGCGTTCAGCGGCCGGGCGCTGGAGAAGCTCGTGAGCTCCGACCGGGCGATGCGCAGCGTCGGCAACAGCCTTCTGCTCGCGGTGACCCTCGCGATCACGGTCAACGTGGTGGGCATCTTCATCGTGCTGGTGACCGAGTACTTCGTGGTCCGCGGATCCCGCGTGCTCTGGCTCGGCTACGCCACGACGCTCATCTACGGCGGCATCGTGCTGGCAGCCGGATACGACTTCATCTACGGCCGCTACGGGTTCGTCACCGCGCTCGCGCAGCGCGCCTTCCCCGACCTCGACCCCGACTGGTTCTCCGGCTACTTCGCGGTCGTCATCGTGATGACCTTCGCCACCACCACGAACCACATGCTCTTCCTCCGCTCGTCCCTCGCGGCGATCGACCACCAGACCATCGAGGCGGCGCGCAGCATGGGCGCGGGCACCGGGCGCATCCTCTTCCGCATCGTGCTGCCGGCGCTGCGGCCCATGATCTTCGCGGTCACCGTCCTCACGTTCCTCACCGGCCTCGGGGCGCTCACCGCCCCCCTGGTGCTCGGCGGCACCGGCTTCCAGACGGTGGCGCCGATGATCGTCACGTTCTCCAAGAGCACGAGCTCCCGCGACCTCGCCGCCCTGCTGGCGATCGTCCTGGGCGTCGCCACCATCCTGCTGCTGGCGATCATGAACCGCGTCGAGAAGTCGGGCGTGTACTTCTCGGTGGCCAAGGTCGCGACGCCGCTGCAGAAGCAGCGCATCCGGAACCCGGTCGTGAACGGCGTGGTGCACGTGGTCGCGTACGCGCTGTTCGTGGTCTACGCGCTGCCGGTGATCCTCATCGTGCTGTTCTCGTTCCTCGACTCGAAGAGCGTGCAGACGGGCTCCATCACGTGGGACTCGTTCACGCTGCGGAACTACGCGACCGTGCTCGGCTCCCCCGACGTGCTGCGCCCCTTCATCGTGAGCCTCGTCTACAGCGCGCTGGCCGCGGTGATCGTCGTGGCAGGGCTCCTGTTCGTCGCGCGCATGATCCAGCGGAACCGCAACTGGGTGACCGCGACGCTGGAGTACCTGCTGCACATACCGTGGATCCTGCCCACCATCCTCATCGCGCTCGCGCTGCTGCAGACGTTCGACCGGCCGCAGCCGCTCATCGGCGGGCAGGTGCTCACAGGCACGACGTGGCTGCTGCTCGTGGCCTACGTCATCGTCAAGGTGCCGTTCACGCTGCGCCTGCTGAAGGCGGCGTTCGCGAGCGTGCCGCAGTCGTTGGAGGACGCGGCGCGGATCCTCGGCGCGAGGTCGCTCGCGACGTTCCGCCGGGTGCTGGTGCCGCTCGTGATCCCCACGGTCGCGGCCATCACGGCGCTCAACTTCAACAGCCTGCTCGACGACTACGACGCGGCGGTGTTCCTCTACCAACCGCTGTACGAGCCGCTCGGAATCGCGATCAAGGCCAGCACCGAGGGCGAGGCGAACCTCGACTCGATGAGCATCACGTTCGTCTACACGGTGCTGCTCATGATCATCATGGGGCTCACGATGTACCTCGTGTACGGGCGCTCGGGGGGACGGAAGCGCCGACGGGGGCGGACGGGCTCGCCCGCGGTGGAGACCACCGCGCCGGCGCTCGCCACGAGCGACCCGGGAGCGCCCGCGCCGGCTGCGCCCCGCGCACCCGTGGGCTGA
- a CDS encoding extracellular solute-binding protein translates to MKNRARRLTISLSAVVAAGLALSGCGSSADTGTADPAVSPASGDTLIVYTNSNGDGRGDWVTAEAAKAGFDIQIVGLGGADLANRIVAEKNNPVGDVVFGLNNMYFENLKAEDAITAYMPAWSGEVDQAAGDPADGAYWPLVEQAIVTVHDAKQTSGGDVPRDVTDLYSSEYEGKYEVNTRLGEATPQLILAGLLAPYEDPDGDLGISDAGWQVVKDYFANGSPAVEGTDLYARLSRGEVAFGTLASSGIAARDAQYGTTTEIVPAKAGVPFVTEQIAEIAGTKKEERARAFIDWFGSADVQGAFAEEFSSYPVNTTAREKALPAVKELIESLDKQDVDYGFVREHIADWVEKTELEYLP, encoded by the coding sequence ATGAAGAACCGCGCCCGCCGTCTCACCATCTCCCTCTCCGCCGTGGTCGCGGCCGGGCTCGCGCTCTCCGGGTGCGGATCGTCCGCCGACACCGGCACCGCGGACCCCGCCGTCTCCCCCGCCTCGGGCGACACGCTCATCGTCTACACGAACTCCAACGGCGACGGCCGCGGCGACTGGGTCACGGCGGAGGCCGCGAAGGCCGGATTCGACATCCAGATCGTGGGCCTCGGCGGCGCCGACCTCGCGAACCGCATCGTCGCGGAGAAGAACAACCCCGTCGGGGACGTGGTGTTCGGCCTCAACAACATGTACTTCGAGAACCTCAAGGCGGAGGACGCCATCACCGCCTACATGCCCGCGTGGTCGGGCGAGGTCGACCAGGCCGCCGGCGATCCCGCCGACGGCGCGTACTGGCCGCTCGTGGAGCAGGCGATCGTCACCGTGCACGACGCGAAGCAGACCTCGGGCGGCGACGTGCCGCGCGACGTGACGGACCTGTACTCCTCAGAGTACGAGGGGAAGTACGAGGTCAACACGCGCCTGGGCGAGGCGACCCCGCAGCTCATCCTCGCGGGCCTCCTCGCGCCCTACGAGGACCCGGACGGCGACCTCGGCATCAGCGACGCCGGCTGGCAGGTCGTGAAGGACTACTTCGCGAACGGATCCCCCGCGGTCGAGGGCACCGACCTCTACGCCCGCCTCTCCCGCGGCGAGGTCGCGTTCGGCACCCTCGCCTCGAGCGGCATCGCGGCGCGCGACGCGCAGTACGGCACCACCACCGAGATCGTCCCCGCGAAGGCCGGCGTCCCGTTCGTGACCGAGCAGATCGCCGAGATCGCCGGCACGAAGAAGGAGGAGCGCGCCCGCGCGTTCATCGACTGGTTCGGCAGCGCCGACGTGCAGGGCGCGTTCGCGGAGGAGTTCTCGAGCTACCCCGTCAATACGACCGCGCGCGAGAAGGCGCTCCCGGCGGTGAAGGAGCTCATCGAGTCGCTCGACAAGCAGGACGTCGACTACGGCTTCGTGCGCGAGCACATCGCCGACTGGGTCGAGAAGACCGAGCTGGAGTACCTGCCCTGA
- a CDS encoding inositol monophosphatase family protein: MASEPLHSLSSDLRLARELADMADAISLDRFRSADLAIETKADSSWVTDADTSVERAIRAGIADSRPHDSVLGEEYGTSGSSSRQWIVDPIDGTSNFARGVPVWGTLIALAVDGVPVVGVVSAPALGRRWWGATGLGAYVDDTLGQATTSQERRIRVSDVDRLEDASMSVAGVQRWRDADRLDELLDLSGRVKRSRDFGDMWAYMLLAEGLLDIAGEHDLKPYDMAALIPVIEEAGGRFTSIDGDAGPWHGSALATNGRLHDAVLAVVAR; encoded by the coding sequence GTGGCCTCCGAACCCCTGCACTCCCTGTCGTCCGACCTGCGGCTCGCGAGGGAGCTGGCCGACATGGCCGACGCGATCTCGCTCGACCGCTTCCGCTCGGCCGACCTCGCCATCGAGACGAAGGCCGACTCCAGCTGGGTCACCGACGCCGACACGTCGGTCGAGCGCGCGATCCGCGCCGGCATCGCCGACAGCCGCCCGCACGACAGCGTGCTGGGCGAGGAGTACGGCACGTCCGGCTCGTCGTCCCGGCAGTGGATCGTGGACCCCATCGACGGCACATCCAACTTCGCGCGCGGCGTGCCCGTCTGGGGCACGCTCATCGCGCTCGCGGTCGACGGCGTCCCCGTGGTCGGCGTCGTGAGCGCTCCCGCGCTCGGTCGCCGCTGGTGGGGCGCGACCGGCCTCGGCGCGTACGTCGACGACACGCTCGGGCAGGCCACGACATCGCAGGAGCGGCGGATCCGGGTCTCCGACGTCGACCGGCTCGAGGACGCCTCGATGAGCGTCGCCGGCGTGCAGCGGTGGCGCGACGCCGACCGGCTCGATGAGCTCCTCGACCTCTCCGGCCGCGTGAAGCGCTCCCGCGACTTCGGCGACATGTGGGCCTACATGCTGCTCGCGGAGGGGCTCCTCGACATCGCGGGCGAGCACGACCTGAAGCCCTACGACATGGCCGCGCTGATCCCCGTGATCGAGGAGGCGGGCGGCCGCTTCACGTCGATCGACGGCGATGCGGGACCGTGGCACGGCTCCGCGCTCGCCACGAACGGACGCCTGCACGACGCCGTCCTGGCGGTCGTCGCGCGCTGA